A section of the Carya illinoinensis cultivar Pawnee chromosome 12, C.illinoinensisPawnee_v1, whole genome shotgun sequence genome encodes:
- the LOC122288853 gene encoding protein BASIC PENTACYSTEINE7-like, with the protein MGTYSNRNTMIPEATAGASVPHFTWFYPGSFLSASKTSSNPFQGTQTNPEPGLPVGPIRTIAATTEPMKNVNSTTKTAKGRKQKNSMKGPNPISSKAFGPKQAKKTPKKTKGQSIPEGKREKKMMINIDMDKAGFDSSEVPPPYCSCTGVARLCYKWGAGGWQSSCCTINISEYPLPMSSTRPGARMAGRKMSNGAYGKLLLRLAAEGRDLTRPVDLKDHWARHGTNKFVIIK; encoded by the coding sequence ATGGGAACCTACTCCAATAGAAACACTATGATACCTGAAGCTACTGCAGGGGCATCTGTTCCACATTTTACCTGGTTTTATCCAGGGAGTTTTctctctgcatcaaaaaccaGCTCAAATCCTTTTCAAGGAACCCAAACCAACCCTGAACCCGGTCTTCCTGTTGGTCCCATCCGAACAATTGCTGCTACAACTGAACCAATGAAGAATGTCAACTCAACTACTAAAACTGCTAAGGGTAGGAAACAGAAGAATTCTATGAAGGGTCCTAATCCAATTTCATCCAAGGCTTTCGGGCCAAAGCAAGCCAAGAAGACTCCCAAGAAGACAAAGGGACAAAGTATACCTGAAGGAAAACGTGAAAAAAAGATGATGATTAATATTGATATGGACAAAGCAGGCTTTGATTCCTCTGAAGTGCCGCCTCCATACTGTTCTTGTACAGGTGTTGCTAGATTATGCTACAAATGGGGTGCTGGTGGATGGCAATCCTCATGTTGCACCATTAACATATCTGAATATCCTCTGCCTATGAGCTCTACAAGGCCTGGGGCTCGCATGGCTGGGAGAAAGATGAGCAATGGAGCATATGGGAAACTTCTACTGAGACTTGCAGCTGAAGGTCGTGATCTTACTCGTCCAGTTGACTTGAAGGACCATTGGGCAAGACACGGTACCAACAAGTTTGTCATAATCAAGTAG
- the LOC122290290 gene encoding phosphoribulokinase, chloroplastic-like, producing the protein MAICPVYTTKSLHSTCSISTPSKTHLGFHQKQVVFYTTSGRKTSKRSGSTSSPYVITCSVGNSQTVVIGLAADSGCGKSTFMRRLTNVFGGAAEPPKGGNPDSNTLISDTTTVICLDDYHSLDRTGRKKKGVTALDPRANDFDLMYEQVKALKDGIAVDKPIYNHVTGLLDPPELIKPPKILVIEGLHPMYDARVRDLLDFSIYLDISNEVKFAWKIQRDMAERGHSLESIKASIQARKPDFDAYIDPQKQYADAVIEVLPTQLIPDDNEGKILRVKLIMKEGVEFFSPVYLFDEGSSISWIPCGRKLTCSYPGIKFSYGPDSYFGHEVSVLEMDGQFDRLDELIYVESHLSSISTKFYGEVTQQMLKLSDFPGSNNGTGLFQTIVGLKIRDIYEQIIASKTKTPVEATKA; encoded by the exons ATGGCAATTTGTCCAGTCTACACAACTAAGTCCCTCCATTCCACATGTTCAATCTCCACACCATCAAAAACCCACTTGGGATTTCACCAAAAACAGGTAGTTTTCTACACCACTAGTGGAAGGAAAACCAGCAAGAGATCAGGCAGCACCAGCAGCCCGTATGTGATAACATGCTCGGTTGGTAACTCGCAGACAGTAGTGATTGGTCTGGCAGCAGACTCGGGTTGTGGGAAGAGCACCTTCATGAGGAGGCTGACCAATGTGTTTGGAGGTGCAGCAGAGCCACCCAAGGGCGGCAACCCTGACTCCAACACCCTCATTAGTGACACCACAACTGTGATATGCTTGGATGATTATCACTCTCTGGATAGAactggaaggaaaaagaagggagTCACTGCACTTGACCCAAGAGCCAATGACTTTGATCTTATGTATGAGCAGGTTAAGGCACTAAAGGATGGGATTGCTGTTGACAAACCCATTTACAATCATGTTACTGGTCTCTTGGATCCTCCCGAGCTCATCAAGCCTCCCAAGATCCTAGTAATTGAAGGTTTGCACCCCAT GTATGATGCGCGAGTAAGGGACCTCTTGGATTTCAGTATCTACTTGGACATCAGTAATGAGGTTAAGTTTGCATGGAAAATTCAG AGGGACATGGCAGAGAGAGGACACAGTCTCGAAAGCATCAAAGCTAGTATCCAAGCCAGAAAGCCTGATTTTGACGCATATATCG ACCCACAAAAGCAATATGCAGATGCAGTGATTGAAGTGCTGCCTACCCAACTTATCCCGGACGACAACgaggggaagattttgagaGTTAAGTTGATAATGAAGGAAGGGGTGGAGTTTTTCAGCCCAGTTTACCTGTTCGATGAAGGTTCTTCCATCTCATGGATTCCATGTGGAAGAAAGCTTACTTGCTCCTACCCTGGCATCAAGTTTTCTTATGGCCCCGACTCTTATTTCGGCCACGAG GTGTCAGTGCTGGAAATGGATGGTCAATTTGACAGATTAGATGAGCTAATTTACGTGGAAAGCCATCTAAGCAGCATCTCTACGAAGTTCTATGGAGAAGTCACCCAACAAATGTTGAAGCTTTCGGATTTCCCAGGCAGTAACAACGGGACAGGTCTTTTCCAAACCATTGTCGGGTTGAAAATAAGAGACATTTACGAGCAGATAATCGCCAGCAAGACCAAAACTCCCGTAGAAGCAACAAAAGCCTAA